One genomic segment of Oncorhynchus mykiss isolate Arlee chromosome 10, USDA_OmykA_1.1, whole genome shotgun sequence includes these proteins:
- the LOC110533537 gene encoding uncharacterized protein C11orf87 homolog, translating to MTNKESEDVGLSIPLCIYNGASQTNGTCMDQIGRFFQPFSSTFALMVLVAMIIGIILVSLAAFHFNKRRMKKRKIQRAQEEYERDNLSPSTKAKREPMRPCIIVRPSPRDSKHRPHSAVQNTSYHIQEDVGTLPITNNASELDMAHIEQGDGQVLETVVLS from the coding sequence ATGACAAACAAGGAGTCCGAGGATGTGGGTCTCTCCATACCACTGTGCATCTACAACGGAGCTTCCCAAACCAATGGTACCTGCATGGACCAAATTGGCCGCTTCTTCCAACCGTTCTCCTCGACCTTTGCGCTCATGGTGCTGGTGGCCATGATAATTGGGATAATATTGGTTTCCCTGGCAGCATTTCACTTTAACAAGAGGAGAATGAAGAAGAGGAAGATCCAACGTGCCCAGGAGGAATACGAGCGTGACAACCTCAGCCCGTCCACCAAGGCGAAGAGAGAGCCTATGAGACCATGCATTATTGTCCGACCATCGCCTCGAGATAGCAAACACCGGCCACACTCCGCTGTCCAAAATACCAGTTATCACATTCAGGAGGACGTCGGTACCTTACCCATTACAAATAATGCGTCAGAATTGGATATGGCACACATTGAGCAAGGAGACGGACAAGTGCTGGAAACGGTCGTCTTGTCTTGA